The Nesterenkonia xinjiangensis genome contains a region encoding:
- a CDS encoding AAA family ATPase: protein MPTVMLINGAPASGKSTLARLLAQDRAMTLVLDVDTIRGFLTDWQEAPTAAGLAARQLALAMCEIHVSAGHDVIVPQFLQRAPFIDELGAVARRGGARFQEVCLMSSAEQAAAQFAARSQSRDPNHQAAQMLQSGPGATAVGGLHEAMCDMVSRRPQTICVRCVPGDVEGSLARLRAATRETQ, encoded by the coding sequence ATGCCCACGGTGATGCTGATCAACGGAGCCCCGGCCAGCGGAAAATCGACTCTGGCCCGACTTCTGGCTCAGGACCGGGCGATGACCCTGGTGCTGGATGTCGACACCATCCGTGGCTTCCTGACGGACTGGCAGGAAGCTCCGACGGCGGCCGGGCTGGCAGCTCGGCAGCTCGCCCTGGCTATGTGCGAGATCCACGTGTCAGCGGGACACGACGTCATCGTTCCGCAGTTCCTCCAGCGCGCGCCGTTCATCGATGAGCTGGGCGCCGTCGCGCGCCGTGGAGGCGCTCGCTTCCAGGAGGTCTGCCTGATGAGCTCCGCAGAGCAGGCGGCCGCGCAGTTTGCAGCCCGTTCTCAGTCTCGGGACCCGAACCACCAGGCCGCACAGATGCTGCAGTCGGGTCCTGGAGCGACGGCAGTGGGAGGCCTCCACGAGGCGATGTGCGACATGGTGTCGCGGCGGCCCCAGACGATCTGCGTGCGGTGCGTCCCCGGCGATGTCGAGGGGAGCCTCGCGCGACTGCGCGCCGCGACACGGGAGACACAGTGA
- a CDS encoding DUF4190 domain-containing protein, translated as MSDAPHDPRRSGEPEEFGSGPHHPSPQEPAPRGPSPYEAGPPSSSAHDRHAGHGEQPHYPAPHDPHAGWGQQAAPNGPGYGAQPGYGAQPGYGAQPGGAQPGGAPNQPNWGGAYGPPPPQPTGMGITALVVGIIALLLSFIPLVGLVSLLLGPVAVILGIIAVVRRHGRGAGIAGIITGGLGTVVAIAALALAGLAFNSFMDEVDRTQEEIEQPAEEDALDPAEAPTDDDAEDTEDGPEGGADGDADETSQEDLDDAVQEWEERIEDGDFSEVSEEDVNDAIQEWEQRMQDGDADDWQELAEQWEGELDEEELQRIQEELGHQFEDLPEQLPGG; from the coding sequence ATGTCAGACGCACCGCATGATCCGCGCCGATCCGGCGAACCCGAGGAGTTCGGCTCAGGCCCGCATCACCCGAGCCCGCAGGAGCCCGCGCCGCGCGGGCCCTCCCCCTACGAGGCTGGTCCGCCCAGCTCCTCCGCCCATGACCGCCATGCCGGCCACGGCGAGCAGCCCCACTACCCTGCCCCGCATGATCCGCATGCGGGCTGGGGTCAGCAGGCCGCACCCAACGGACCTGGATACGGAGCCCAGCCCGGATACGGAGCTCAGCCCGGCTACGGAGCACAGCCCGGAGGAGCACAGCCCGGAGGAGCACCGAACCAGCCCAACTGGGGCGGCGCCTACGGCCCGCCGCCGCCTCAACCCACCGGGATGGGCATCACGGCACTGGTCGTCGGCATCATCGCGCTGCTGCTGAGCTTCATCCCCCTGGTCGGTCTGGTCAGCCTCCTGCTCGGCCCCGTGGCGGTCATCCTCGGCATCATCGCAGTCGTCCGGCGCCACGGACGCGGAGCAGGCATCGCCGGGATCATCACCGGTGGGCTGGGCACAGTCGTCGCGATCGCCGCACTGGCGCTCGCCGGGCTGGCCTTCAACAGCTTCATGGACGAGGTGGACCGCACGCAGGAGGAGATCGAGCAGCCAGCGGAGGAAGACGCCCTCGACCCAGCGGAGGCTCCGACCGACGACGACGCGGAGGACACGGAGGACGGCCCCGAGGGCGGCGCGGACGGCGACGCCGACGAGACCTCACAGGAGGACCTCGACGACGCCGTCCAGGAGTGGGAGGAGCGGATTGAGGACGGTGACTTCAGCGAAGTCTCAGAGGAAGACGTCAACGACGCCATCCAGGAGTGGGAACAGAGGATGCAGGACGGCGACGCCGACGATTGGCAGGAGCTCGCCGAACAGTGGGAGGGCGAGCTCGACGAAGAGGAGCTGCAGCGGATCCAGGAGGAGCTCGGGCACCAGTTCGAGGACCTCCCCGAGCAGCTGCCCGGCGGCTGA
- a CDS encoding MFS transporter: MRADDDARSPGSGHGGHEPGTAAYRRLLAALFFLGVATFAQLYSPQGLLPVISADQHVTADQAALMISAATFGLALGVIPWSYIGDAHGRRPAMLWAISLACLCALVAVVVPDFSWTLVVRFVEGVMLGGVPALAVAYLSEEVHPRAAAVAAGTYISGTTVGGLSGRLVAAPIGEQLGWRVGMLSVTILAVACVLLFLRLAPSAVRFTPRRTRVLEAVAALTGNLRSPALWVVYLQGFLTMGGFVAMYNYLGFQLAGPPFQLPIWLAAFVFLAYLAGTWSSPRAGRLAARFSRRPVLLGGNLVMAAGVLLTLVPSLPVVILGMVVLTAGFFAAHAVAAGWAGSSAVAGRAQSASLYNLGYYAGSSVFGFLGGTFLHLFGWPGTVGMVLVLVAAATTAAALVLPRN, translated from the coding sequence GTGAGAGCCGACGACGACGCCCGCTCACCGGGATCCGGCCACGGCGGGCATGAGCCGGGCACCGCGGCGTACCGCCGGCTGCTGGCCGCCCTGTTCTTCCTCGGAGTGGCCACCTTCGCCCAGCTCTACTCCCCGCAGGGGCTGCTGCCGGTGATCTCCGCTGATCAGCACGTCACCGCCGATCAGGCGGCACTGATGATCTCCGCGGCCACCTTCGGGCTCGCTCTGGGCGTGATCCCCTGGTCCTACATCGGCGACGCCCACGGGCGGAGGCCGGCCATGCTGTGGGCCATCAGCCTGGCCTGCCTGTGTGCGCTGGTCGCCGTCGTCGTGCCGGACTTCTCCTGGACGTTGGTGGTGCGCTTCGTCGAAGGGGTCATGCTGGGTGGGGTCCCGGCGCTCGCCGTGGCCTACCTCAGCGAGGAGGTCCATCCGCGGGCGGCCGCCGTGGCTGCGGGCACCTACATCTCCGGCACCACGGTGGGTGGGCTGAGCGGCCGGCTGGTGGCCGCCCCGATCGGCGAGCAGCTGGGGTGGCGGGTCGGCATGCTCAGCGTCACGATCCTCGCCGTGGCGTGTGTGCTGCTGTTCCTGCGGCTTGCACCCTCGGCGGTGCGCTTCACACCCCGGCGCACCCGGGTCCTCGAGGCGGTGGCCGCGTTGACCGGCAATCTGCGCTCGCCGGCGCTGTGGGTGGTCTATCTGCAGGGCTTCCTCACCATGGGCGGCTTCGTGGCGATGTACAACTATCTGGGCTTCCAGCTGGCCGGGCCGCCGTTCCAGCTGCCGATCTGGCTGGCAGCCTTCGTGTTCCTGGCCTACCTGGCCGGCACGTGGTCCTCACCGCGGGCCGGGCGCCTGGCCGCAAGGTTCTCCCGGCGGCCGGTGCTGCTGGGCGGGAACCTGGTGATGGCCGCCGGGGTGCTGCTGACCCTGGTGCCCAGTCTGCCGGTGGTGATCCTCGGGATGGTGGTGCTCACCGCAGGGTTCTTCGCCGCCCATGCGGTGGCGGCGGGCTGGGCAGGGTCCTCCGCGGTGGCGGGACGCGCGCAGTCGGCGTCGTTGTACAACCTGGGCTACTACGCCGGCTCCTCGGTGTTCGGGTTCCTCGGAGGCACGTTCCTGCACCTGTTCGGCTGGCCAGGCACGGTCGGGATGGTGCTGGTGCTGGTGGCCGCGGCGACGACGGCGGCGGCGCTGGTGCTGCCGCGGAACTGA
- a CDS encoding phosphomannomutase/phosphoglucomutase: protein MLAYHEPVSIDLSASFKAYDVRGLVGETITEDSVRAVGAAFVDVLNLAGRRVLVGGDMRPSSEDFSAAFSEGARARGADVVQLGLISTDMLYFASGTLQAPGVVFTASHNPAGYNGMKMSRAGAVPLSADTGLTEIRDAAQALLDAAGEDGVVIPAAEHTGTVEQADQLHAYAAYLRSLVDLSSIRPLKVVVDAANGMAGLTTPAVLGDSFLDALPLEIVPLYFELDGTFPNHPANPLESENLRDLQAAVVEHGADIGLAFDGDADRCFVIDESGEPVSPSAVTALVARREIARARAEGEQTPVIIHNLITSRAVPELVEAEAGRAVETRVGHSFIKAVMAQEQAVFGGEHSAHYYFRDFFNADTGMLAAMHVLAALGRQELPLSELAAEYSPYYASGEINSEVEDKRAAAERVQHAFAERDTVVSHVDGLTVRAGDGTWWFNLRPSNTEPFLRFNGEAHSAARMESVRDEVLEIVRG, encoded by the coding sequence ATGCTGGCTTACCATGAACCGGTGAGCATCGATCTTTCCGCCTCCTTCAAGGCTTATGACGTCCGCGGTCTCGTCGGCGAGACCATCACCGAAGACTCCGTGCGGGCGGTGGGCGCCGCCTTCGTGGACGTGCTGAACCTGGCGGGCCGCCGGGTTCTGGTGGGTGGGGACATGCGCCCCTCCTCCGAGGACTTTTCCGCGGCCTTCAGCGAGGGAGCGCGCGCCCGGGGAGCCGACGTCGTCCAGCTGGGGCTGATCTCCACCGACATGCTCTACTTCGCCTCCGGGACCCTGCAGGCCCCCGGCGTGGTCTTCACCGCCTCGCACAACCCGGCCGGCTACAACGGGATGAAGATGTCGCGGGCCGGGGCGGTGCCGCTCTCGGCGGACACCGGCCTCACCGAGATCCGCGACGCCGCCCAGGCCCTGCTCGACGCCGCCGGTGAAGACGGCGTCGTCATCCCCGCCGCCGAGCACACCGGAACGGTGGAGCAGGCCGACCAGCTGCACGCCTATGCGGCGTACCTGCGCTCGCTGGTGGACCTCTCCAGCATCCGGCCGCTGAAGGTCGTGGTCGACGCCGCCAACGGGATGGCCGGACTCACCACCCCGGCGGTGTTGGGCGACTCGTTCCTGGATGCCCTTCCGCTTGAGATCGTGCCGCTGTACTTCGAGCTGGACGGCACCTTCCCCAACCACCCGGCGAACCCGCTGGAGTCGGAGAACCTGCGTGACCTGCAGGCCGCGGTGGTGGAGCACGGCGCGGACATCGGGCTGGCCTTCGACGGCGACGCCGACCGGTGCTTCGTGATCGACGAGAGCGGCGAGCCGGTCTCCCCGTCAGCGGTGACCGCCTTGGTGGCCCGCCGGGAAATCGCCCGCGCCCGGGCCGAGGGTGAACAGACCCCTGTCATCATCCACAACCTCATCACCTCCCGGGCGGTGCCCGAGCTGGTGGAGGCCGAGGCCGGCCGAGCGGTGGAGACCCGTGTGGGGCACTCCTTCATCAAGGCCGTGATGGCCCAGGAGCAGGCCGTCTTCGGCGGAGAGCACTCCGCCCACTACTACTTCCGAGACTTCTTCAACGCCGACACCGGAATGCTCGCTGCCATGCATGTGCTCGCCGCCCTGGGGCGCCAGGAGCTGCCGCTCTCCGAGCTGGCCGCCGAGTACAGTCCCTACTACGCCTCCGGGGAGATCAACTCCGAGGTGGAGGACAAGCGGGCCGCCGCCGAACGGGTGCAGCACGCCTTCGCCGAGCGGGACACCGTCGTCTCCCACGTGGACGGCCTGACGGTCCGCGCCGGGGACGGCACCTGGTGGTTCAATCTGCGTCCCTCCAACACGGAGCCGTTCCTGCGGTTCAACGGCGAGGCGCACAGCGCAGCCAGGATGGAGTCCGTCCGCGACGAGGTGTTGGAGATCGTGCGCGGCTGA
- a CDS encoding OFA family MFS transporter: MSVTVAERSASLQRITAGPGFNRWLIPPAALAIHLCIGQAYATSVYKTSLVAHFETSLTAVGVIFSLAIVMLGLSAAIFGTWVDRNGPRRAMIAAAVCWATGFFVGAAGIFTSQLWLVYLGYGVIGGIGLGIGYISPVSTLMKWFPDRPGLATGMAIMGFGGGAMIASPLSSTALGLYDPDFDPATGIYSGAAVGGLFLTLGAVYLVVMLFGAWLVRVPAPGWTPEGYDPSQEKRKALVTSGHVSADRALRTPQFWLLWIILFCNVTAGIGILEQAAPMIQDFFRSDGSTAIAGAAAAGFVGFLSLTNMAGRFVWSSTSDLVGRKNIYMLYLGGGLVLYTLLAVQGPTSVVLFIILAGIILSFYGGGFATIPAYLRDLFGTLEVGAIHGRLLTAWSCAGVMGPLIINGFLDARGEPGNLTAADYRPALFTMVGLLVIGLIANVLVRAVDEKHHVSTGTPAATATSATSSVPEVEPAGTPRVPVWLAWAVVSLPLAYGVLQTLSNALGLFA; the protein is encoded by the coding sequence ATGTCCGTCACCGTCGCCGAGCGCTCCGCATCCCTGCAGCGCATCACCGCAGGTCCTGGATTCAACCGCTGGCTGATCCCCCCGGCCGCATTGGCGATCCACCTGTGCATCGGCCAGGCCTACGCCACCAGCGTGTACAAGACCTCCCTGGTGGCGCATTTCGAGACCAGCCTGACGGCCGTCGGGGTGATCTTCTCCCTCGCGATCGTGATGCTGGGCCTCTCCGCGGCGATCTTCGGCACCTGGGTGGACCGCAACGGGCCTCGCCGAGCGATGATCGCCGCGGCCGTGTGCTGGGCGACGGGGTTCTTCGTCGGGGCGGCCGGGATCTTCACCTCGCAGCTGTGGCTGGTCTACCTGGGCTACGGGGTGATCGGTGGCATCGGGCTCGGCATCGGCTACATCTCACCGGTCTCCACCCTGATGAAATGGTTCCCCGATCGGCCGGGGCTGGCCACCGGAATGGCCATCATGGGCTTCGGCGGCGGCGCGATGATCGCCAGCCCTCTCTCCTCCACCGCTCTGGGCCTCTATGACCCGGACTTCGACCCGGCCACCGGCATCTACTCCGGAGCCGCCGTCGGCGGACTGTTCCTCACCCTGGGCGCGGTATACCTGGTGGTCATGCTCTTCGGCGCCTGGTTGGTGCGCGTGCCCGCGCCAGGTTGGACCCCCGAGGGCTACGATCCCTCGCAGGAGAAGAGGAAGGCGCTGGTGACCAGCGGGCATGTGAGCGCCGACCGGGCGCTGCGCACCCCGCAGTTCTGGCTGCTGTGGATCATCCTCTTCTGCAACGTGACCGCCGGCATCGGCATCCTGGAGCAGGCGGCACCGATGATCCAGGACTTCTTCCGGAGCGACGGCAGCACGGCGATCGCCGGCGCCGCGGCAGCCGGGTTCGTGGGTTTCCTCAGCCTGACCAACATGGCCGGACGCTTCGTGTGGTCCTCCACCTCCGACCTCGTGGGGCGCAAGAACATCTACATGCTCTACCTGGGCGGCGGACTGGTGCTCTACACGCTGCTGGCCGTCCAGGGGCCGACGTCGGTGGTCCTGTTCATCATCCTGGCCGGGATCATCCTCAGCTTCTACGGCGGCGGGTTCGCCACCATCCCTGCCTATCTGCGCGATCTCTTCGGCACCCTCGAGGTCGGGGCGATCCACGGTCGCCTGCTAACCGCCTGGTCCTGCGCAGGGGTCATGGGCCCGCTGATCATCAACGGGTTCCTCGACGCCCGCGGCGAGCCAGGCAACCTCACCGCCGCAGACTATCGGCCCGCCCTTTTCACCATGGTGGGGCTGCTGGTGATCGGCCTGATCGCCAACGTCCTGGTCCGCGCGGTGGATGAGAAGCACCACGTCAGCACCGGGACACCCGCCGCCACGGCGACGTCGGCGACTTCCTCCGTCCCGGAGGTGGAACCGGCGGGCACTCCACGCGTGCCGGTCTGGCTGGCGTGGGCCGTGGTGTCGCTTCCCTTGGCGTACGGGGTGCTGCAGACGCTGAGCAACGCACTGGGACTCTTCGCCTGA
- a CDS encoding alpha/beta hydrolase, with protein MPDQPRDRTAGGTATDPAPTDPTPASAAPSLEDLAAEFAAAFTLAAPSALGASGPEIPLRPTGDVPDQEQALRRTDGGFRLRNVTHPTLIPFLPDPGTATGAAVLIAPGGAFLKLSMDSEGADVAHLLRERGVAAFVLKYRLGHTGETIEDFGRHLANAFTPREDHDVVDTRGGHQRLAVDDVETGLALIRDRAGQWGLDPARVSAIGFSAGAYAVSAAVSAADRSNRPASLACIYGGRLPGPPAEVAGHLPDLFTVVDVHDPLCAAHVLELISTWRTAGASVEGHIYPGALHGFGARATGTPVDAWLDLWFEWLDRQGLLSRG; from the coding sequence GTGCCTGATCAGCCGAGAGACCGGACCGCAGGAGGAACCGCCACGGATCCCGCACCCACGGATCCCACACCCGCGTCTGCCGCACCGAGCCTGGAGGACCTCGCCGCGGAGTTCGCCGCAGCCTTCACCCTTGCCGCCCCCAGCGCGCTGGGCGCGAGCGGCCCGGAGATCCCGCTGCGGCCCACCGGCGACGTCCCGGACCAGGAACAGGCCCTGCGCCGCACCGACGGCGGATTCCGGCTGCGCAACGTCACCCACCCCACGCTGATCCCGTTCCTTCCGGACCCGGGGACGGCCACCGGCGCGGCGGTGCTCATCGCCCCCGGCGGGGCCTTCCTGAAGCTCTCCATGGACAGTGAAGGGGCCGACGTCGCGCACCTGCTGCGCGAGCGCGGCGTGGCGGCCTTCGTGCTGAAGTACCGGCTCGGGCACACCGGGGAGACCATCGAGGACTTCGGGCGACACCTGGCGAATGCCTTCACCCCGCGCGAGGATCACGACGTCGTCGACACCCGCGGCGGGCACCAGCGGCTGGCCGTGGATGACGTCGAGACGGGCCTCGCCCTGATCCGTGACCGTGCAGGGCAGTGGGGGCTCGACCCGGCACGGGTCTCGGCGATCGGCTTCTCCGCCGGCGCCTACGCCGTCTCCGCCGCCGTCAGCGCCGCAGACCGATCGAACCGGCCCGCGTCGCTGGCCTGCATCTACGGGGGCAGGCTGCCCGGACCGCCGGCCGAGGTCGCTGGGCACCTGCCGGACCTGTTCACCGTGGTGGATGTGCACGACCCGCTCTGCGCCGCCCATGTGCTGGAGCTGATCAGCACCTGGCGCACCGCTGGGGCGTCGGTGGAGGGGCACATCTACCCCGGGGCGCTGCACGGCTTCGGCGCCCGGGCCACCGGCACTCCGGTGGACGCCTGGCTGGATCTCTGGTTCGAGTGGTTGGATCGCCAGGGGCTGCTGTCCCGCGGCTGA
- a CDS encoding iron ABC transporter permease codes for MTQQTDALTVRTSAAVERTTPARAHLLVVLTLVVGLGTLVVLSAVHVTQGTSGVSARDLLSAVLTGEDAQLSAIALDSRLPRLIGGLVVGVVLGIAGCALQAMTRNPLASPDTLAVNAGAHLALTAAAAFGLSLPLLSSAALAFLGGFAAAGLVLALTGFSESAPIRLVLAGTVVAMGLASVTSALLMIHAQSTQGLFLWGAGTLNLSGISGVVGLLPVVLAALVVLVLLARATDVLSLGSDTAQSMGVNVGLVRAGLLVCSVVLASSAVTMVGPLGFVGLCAPAIIRLLSTRVIRFGRFGWAMAGSGLLGALIVIGADVGVRGIFLGGVFGFRDLNLAVGIPTGVVTSLIGAVFLVVIALRMRSGGGSQEIAALGLPSGVRLSRRVMVAVVVGALLLVLAAAGMLLGDWWLRAGDLTLWLQGQAPRAIEIALDFRAPRVAAALLAGAVLAVAGGLVQTVTRNPLAEPGILGVAASGGAGAVIALIVLPSGSAWTMSAGAAAGAILAGLIVFVLASSRTSSPEKVVLVGIGVMTAAQAITQLLISTAHPHNQAMAISWLGGSTFGTAWRDLGPMLVVLLAAVPVLLVLRRELDLVGIDDITPRILGVALPVVRGVALIIAVLLAAVAVIAVGVISFVGLAAPHLARMLVGREHRWFLPISAMLGAALVSLSDTFGRTIIAPDQLPAGLVVAVIGPPYLLWLLRRSTAKTTRATTPARA; via the coding sequence ATGACACAGCAGACAGACGCCCTGACGGTGCGCACCAGCGCAGCCGTGGAGCGCACCACCCCGGCCAGGGCCCATCTCCTGGTCGTGCTCACCCTCGTGGTGGGGCTGGGGACCCTGGTGGTGCTCAGCGCCGTGCATGTCACCCAGGGCACCTCCGGGGTCTCCGCCCGGGATCTGCTGTCCGCCGTCCTCACCGGGGAGGACGCCCAGCTCTCCGCCATCGCCCTCGACTCCCGGCTGCCGCGGCTGATCGGGGGCCTGGTGGTGGGTGTCGTGTTGGGCATCGCGGGTTGCGCGCTGCAGGCCATGACGCGCAATCCGCTCGCCTCCCCGGACACTCTGGCGGTCAACGCCGGGGCGCATCTGGCGCTCACGGCGGCGGCGGCCTTCGGACTGTCCCTGCCGCTGCTGAGCTCCGCGGCGCTGGCCTTCCTCGGAGGGTTCGCGGCCGCCGGCCTGGTGCTGGCGCTCACCGGATTCTCCGAGTCGGCGCCGATCCGTCTGGTGCTGGCCGGGACCGTGGTCGCCATGGGGTTGGCCTCGGTGACCTCCGCACTTCTGATGATCCATGCCCAGTCCACCCAAGGGCTGTTCCTCTGGGGCGCGGGAACCCTGAACCTCTCCGGGATCAGCGGAGTGGTCGGGCTGCTGCCGGTGGTGCTCGCAGCCCTGGTGGTGCTGGTGCTGCTGGCCCGTGCCACCGACGTGCTCTCCCTGGGCAGCGACACCGCGCAGTCGATGGGCGTCAACGTCGGTCTTGTCCGCGCCGGGCTGCTGGTCTGCTCGGTGGTCCTGGCCTCCTCAGCGGTCACCATGGTCGGGCCGCTGGGCTTCGTGGGGCTCTGCGCCCCGGCGATCATCCGGCTGCTCTCCACCCGGGTGATCCGATTCGGCCGCTTCGGCTGGGCCATGGCGGGCTCGGGGCTGCTCGGGGCGCTCATCGTGATCGGTGCCGACGTCGGGGTCCGAGGGATTTTCCTGGGCGGAGTCTTCGGCTTCAGGGACCTGAACCTGGCGGTCGGCATCCCCACCGGGGTGGTGACCTCGTTGATCGGAGCGGTGTTCCTGGTGGTGATCGCCCTGCGGATGCGCAGCGGCGGCGGCAGTCAGGAGATCGCGGCGCTGGGGCTGCCCAGCGGGGTGCGCCTCTCCCGCCGTGTCATGGTTGCGGTCGTCGTCGGGGCGCTGCTTCTGGTGCTGGCGGCCGCCGGGATGCTGCTGGGTGACTGGTGGCTGCGCGCGGGGGACCTCACGCTGTGGCTGCAGGGACAGGCGCCGCGGGCGATCGAGATCGCCCTGGACTTCCGGGCGCCCCGGGTCGCCGCCGCGCTGTTGGCCGGCGCGGTGCTCGCGGTGGCCGGCGGGCTGGTGCAGACGGTGACCCGCAACCCGCTGGCCGAACCTGGCATCCTGGGCGTGGCGGCCTCCGGCGGTGCGGGGGCGGTGATCGCGCTGATCGTGCTTCCCTCCGGATCCGCCTGGACGATGTCCGCCGGGGCGGCGGCAGGCGCGATCCTGGCAGGGCTGATCGTCTTCGTCCTGGCCAGTTCGCGCACCAGCTCCCCGGAGAAGGTGGTGCTGGTGGGCATCGGCGTGATGACCGCCGCCCAGGCGATCACCCAGCTGCTGATCTCCACCGCTCATCCCCACAACCAGGCGATGGCGATCTCCTGGCTCGGCGGCTCGACCTTCGGCACCGCCTGGCGCGACCTGGGGCCGATGCTCGTGGTGCTGCTGGCCGCCGTACCGGTGCTGCTGGTGCTGCGCCGCGAGCTGGACCTGGTCGGCATCGATGACATCACCCCACGGATCCTCGGCGTCGCGCTGCCGGTGGTCAGGGGCGTCGCGCTGATCATCGCGGTGCTGCTGGCGGCGGTGGCGGTGATCGCCGTCGGTGTGATCAGCTTCGTGGGCCTGGCCGCCCCGCACCTGGCGCGGATGCTGGTGGGCCGCGAGCACCGCTGGTTCCTGCCGATCTCGGCGATGCTCGGCGCAGCCCTGGTCTCGCTCTCCGACACCTTCGGACGCACGATCATCGCCCCGGATCAGCTGCCCGCCGGCCTGGTGGTCGCCGTCATCGGCCCTCCCTACCTGCTGTGGCTGCTCCGGCGGTCCACCGCGAAGACCACGCGCGCGACCACCCCCGCCCGCGCCTGA
- a CDS encoding iron-siderophore ABC transporter substrate-binding protein — MTLTDTSSTRWLLSLAAVGSLALTACGTTEVDDADADSDSDSEAGPVTVTDHAGEEITLDAPAQRVVTLEWVQTENVEMLGGTHVGVADLEGYEAWASAADVDEDIVDVGLRTEPSIEAIGQANPDLIIGAEESVPEGLLEDLQDIAPVVLQESADASDPLGHMERTFFQTAELLGAQDEAEQVWGDYEQNLEDARNRLSEADADGTPFVVVYPSVEGNTATFRLHGPGAMVSAIGEEIGLTPAWEEEGDAGWAISSSDTEGLTALPEDTEFFWWTASSEPEDPFAPLEDNSTWNSLGFVENDRMHAIERTWLYGGPGSAMQWTDQLSETVADDA, encoded by the coding sequence ATGACCCTCACCGACACCTCCTCCACACGCTGGCTGCTCTCACTGGCGGCCGTCGGCTCGCTGGCGCTGACCGCCTGCGGCACCACCGAGGTCGACGACGCCGATGCCGACTCCGACTCCGACTCCGAGGCCGGTCCGGTCACCGTCACCGACCACGCCGGGGAGGAGATCACCCTCGACGCTCCCGCTCAGCGCGTGGTCACCCTGGAATGGGTCCAGACGGAGAACGTCGAGATGCTCGGCGGCACCCACGTCGGCGTGGCCGACCTCGAAGGCTATGAGGCCTGGGCTTCCGCCGCAGACGTCGATGAGGACATCGTCGACGTCGGGCTGCGCACCGAGCCCAGCATCGAGGCCATCGGCCAGGCCAACCCGGACCTGATCATCGGTGCCGAGGAGTCCGTGCCCGAGGGCCTGCTCGAGGACCTGCAGGACATCGCCCCGGTGGTGCTCCAGGAGTCCGCCGATGCCTCCGACCCACTGGGGCACATGGAGCGCACCTTCTTCCAGACCGCCGAGCTGCTCGGTGCCCAGGACGAGGCTGAGCAGGTCTGGGGCGACTATGAGCAGAACCTCGAAGACGCCCGGAACCGCCTCTCCGAGGCGGACGCCGACGGGACCCCCTTCGTGGTCGTGTACCCCTCGGTGGAGGGCAACACCGCCACCTTCCGTCTGCACGGCCCCGGCGCCATGGTCAGCGCCATCGGCGAGGAGATCGGCCTGACTCCCGCCTGGGAGGAGGAAGGCGACGCCGGGTGGGCGATCAGCTCCTCCGACACCGAGGGCCTGACCGCCCTTCCCGAGGACACCGAGTTCTTCTGGTGGACCGCCTCCAGCGAGCCGGAGGACCCCTTCGCACCGCTGGAGGACAACTCGACCTGGAACTCGCTGGGCTTCGTGGAGAACGACCGCATGCACGCCATCGAGCGCACCTGGCTCTACGGCGGCCCTGGCTCGGCCATGCAGTGGACCGACCAGCTCTCCGAGACCGTCGCCGACGACGCCTGA
- a CDS encoding ATP-binding cassette domain-containing protein: MSVSYGAQRVVHGVDVELVPGGVTALIGPNGSGKTTLLRGMCRLVDADGEVALDDVDISSFSPRSFAKRLTILAQQRPTPTGLTVAEVVELGRHPHRGRFRRTDPGGTAAVDGALALAGLEELMHRPVSELSGGQLQRVWLATCLAQQTDVLLLDEPTTFLDLRHQMSLLDLIRDLADVHRLTVGVVLHDLEQAADIADHVVLLQEGAVVAAGPPPQVMTSELLSQVYGVPIHVAPLPDGGLAVRAQRAGRRGRAGIDVPAAQRLPIPA, from the coding sequence GTGTCCGTCTCCTACGGTGCCCAGCGTGTCGTCCACGGCGTCGACGTCGAACTCGTCCCCGGAGGCGTGACCGCGTTGATCGGCCCCAACGGCAGTGGCAAGACCACCCTGCTGCGCGGCATGTGCCGCTTGGTCGATGCCGACGGTGAGGTGGCTCTCGACGACGTGGACATCAGTAGCTTCTCGCCGCGCAGCTTCGCGAAGCGCCTCACCATCCTCGCCCAGCAGCGCCCCACCCCCACCGGGCTTACCGTGGCGGAGGTGGTCGAACTGGGCCGGCACCCTCACCGAGGGCGCTTTCGCAGGACCGACCCCGGCGGCACCGCGGCCGTGGACGGGGCGCTGGCGCTCGCCGGCCTCGAGGAGCTCATGCACCGGCCGGTCAGCGAGCTCTCCGGAGGGCAGCTCCAGCGGGTCTGGCTGGCCACCTGCCTCGCCCAGCAGACCGATGTGCTGCTGCTCGACGAACCCACCACGTTCCTCGACCTCAGACATCAGATGAGCCTGCTGGACCTCATCCGGGACCTGGCTGACGTCCACCGGCTGACCGTCGGCGTCGTGCTCCACGACCTCGAGCAGGCCGCTGACATCGCCGATCATGTGGTCCTGCTGCAGGAGGGTGCCGTGGTCGCTGCCGGCCCTCCGCCCCAGGTGATGACCTCCGAGCTGCTCAGCCAGGTCTACGGAGTCCCGATCCACGTGGCGCCCCTGCCGGACGGCGGCCTCGCTGTCCGTGCGCAGCGTGCCGGGCGCCGGGGACGGGCGGGGATCGACGTCCCGGCCGCGCAGCGCCTGCCGATTCCCGCCTGA